GTTGAGGAGCTGTGTGCGTACTCTCGGAGGATGTCTGAGGTGTAGACTGAGCTCGGAGGACTACCGAGCATTGATTCCATGACGGGGGAGCTGCCGACAGACTCCCCCGAACACACGGAGTCTctgaagggggaggggggggacagAGCTAGAGAATCCTCCAGAGTTGGCTTGTTCTGAGATAAATCCTCGCTTTCCACGTCCtccgcctccccctcctccttggCATCATAAATGTAGCTGTGTAAGAGGTCCAGGTCCTCGTCCTCGGGCCCGTCCGATTCAAATGCTCCCATTGGAGGGGCCAAAGGAAGCTGGGAGGGTGTCAAGCTCAAAGGCTCGTTGGCAGGGATTGCCTCCCTGGCAGTGTAGTCACTCAGTGCAGGGACGtgggagctgtgtgtgtccaccacAGCCCCCTGCAAGCGCTCTGTGATGCCCCCCTTCAGGTGAGAGGGCAAATAAGAAGCCGGCTTATCTAAATCAGACTCCAGGCCTTGCGTCTGTCCAGAGCAAGTTGGAGTCCAGAGGGGGCGCTGCACATCGCCCTCGTTGGCCTCCTCCGCCAGGTTGTATAGAGGCTTAGCACCACGTGGTTGTTGGGGGAGATGGGGGTCTGTGCCAAGGTCGCAGGTGGAGGGCTCACAACTGTGGGGGTCGGGGGTGTTAGTTAGGGGCCTGATGACCGCCGTCTGATTCAAGCcggcttcctgtttcctcacaTGCACAGACAGTCTGTGCCACACATTCCCCCCCCTCGGAGGGTGTCTTGCACCTGATTCAGACCATGACACAGACTTGCCATTAGAACTATGAACGAGATAAAGACCCAAGTTACTATCACAGGAAACCAGGGGTGGttgctgaaacacaacattaacacagcagcaacacaacagagcagcagcatttcaacatttctgaCGCATGTTAAAATACGTTTGAACCACGTGGCTTGACATTAACAGCTTTGCTACGGGGTTCAGTCAGTAGCTCCAAAGAGCATTACATCTATCAACTGTGGCACTTGACAAACATAGTGATTCATAATGTGCTGCAGACAGCATTATGATCTTCAAATTGCTTCAGACACTGAGTTTATGGAATTAGGAGCCATCAGCTCATCTCCTCCTGCCTTAACTATTTTCTCCTATAGTTAAAATGGGACACATGCATTTGGTATTTCAGTTGGTGCCCGAACTGGCCTGCAGACGACACAGAGTTTAGTGCAGAATGAGCTAGGACAGGCTCTAATGTGATTAGTTAGAgaggtggggaggggaggggcaTTCATGCTGAGAAGAGTTAAATGTGAGGTTAATTCAGGATAAACCAAAAGCAGCAGGGTGGCAGATCTCCTTCTTGGAGGGCTGCACTGTCAAAAACATTTGCTACCTCAGAAGTGAGTGGATGACAGAGGCAAGGCATTCCTAATCTATACTTTAAACTGCCAGATAAGCTTTTGTTGAATACAATAACTGAGGGCCAACCAAATCTATAATGGTcacttttacatttgtttttacttatttcattCATCAATATGAAGCAAAAGTCAATGATATACTTGAATACTTGAATAAAATAAGCAGAAGGTCTCCACACAACCCAACTGCACCTCTCTGTTGTGTACATGTGCTACGAGTGTGTGGAGCATTATGGATTTTCCGCTTTAAAACTTTAAGGAGAgctcattgatttttttttatgatctaTTTATGATCATCTGGTCTGGTGAGTGTATAACTGTCTCCCTCATTATACGATAGTAAAAATATCAGTGTCTCAGTTGACAGTGCAGCTTTCCAGGAAAGGAGATGAATTGACCCCCATGCCAAAACATTTGCCAGCATAGACACTTCGCAGACAGTATGCTGCTCAGTTTAGACGGTTAATGGGTTAGAAGATTAGAAAGGCTGCATCACAAGGGTGAGAGACAACACGGAAACATTTTGGGATCACTCTCGTACTCTGCCCCACTCCTTACTTTAGACACCTGTCCATGTGTCATTGCTGTGGATCTCAAAAAAGTTATATGCAAGTCttatatgtattttaaatgtGAGAAATCTATACTTAAATAatcactgacatattatcatgACCTGTTCTTTGAAGGCAGTAAAATGTCCCACCATCAGTCCTCTATTAAGTTTAGCTTAatttcatataataataataatatttcattcTCAGGGGGGAGGGGGATGTGCTATATAAATCAGTGTTCACTACCTACTGTAAATCAGTATATCAGTTTCAACTGGGATTGGGTACTGGAAACGTAAAATTTGACCATTAGCACATCAACATCATGCATAAACACTCAAATATTCTTGCAATATCATTTAAAATTGAACcccaatttattttaaaaattgcGAAAAGATCCCCTTTGGACAACTCACTGCACAATTTGAGTGTTTAGGCTTCTTATCACTTTGTTTCTATCCAGTCACCCCAGGAAACAACATAGAATCTATTAAGATGAATATCGTAAAAGGTCACTCACTTGGCATTGCCAGATCCAGGCTTCTTCCGGCGGAACATGTTGAGGAAACTGTTGCTCCCACACTGAGCCGCAGACTTCCCGTCTCCAACATGCATCCGCACCACATCAGATGTGGTGAAGGCGCTTCGGACGTTCCTCTCTGGTTTGGCAATGATAATGTACATCTTAGGTGTGAACATGCACCCCAGTGCCACCGTTACACTCAGGCTGACAGAGAAGGACGTGGTTATGATCTTGTAGTTTGAGCCAAAATAGATGGGTACAAAAGCCAACCAGATGATGCAGGTAGTGTACATTGTAAAGGCGATGTATTTAGCCTCGTTAAAATTGGCAGGGACGTTCCGCGTCTTGAAGGCATAGTAGGTGCAGCTCATGATTAGCAGGCCGTTGTAGCCCAGTGGAGCCACCATGCCTACGTTGCTGGTATTACAGATGAGGTAGACCTCTCGTATGCTCGGGTAGGACTTGATGGGCTCAGGAGGCTCCAGAATGATGAGTGTGATCTCCAGAGTTAGCTGCACACTGATCAGCATAAAGGCGATGATCACCTGGGCCCAGGCGCTCATGAAACGGGGCTTCCTTGTACAGATCTTCTTCTTGCTGCCTGCCAGAATGCGGGCAATGCGGTTAGTTTTGGTCACCAGAGCAGAATAGCACATGGCAGATGAAAGGCCCACCAGGAGTCGCTGCAAGTAGCAGGAGGCCACTGTAGGACGGGCAATTAAAGTGAATGGACAGATGTAGCCCAGGAAGATGCCTGCCAAGATGATATAACAGAGTTCTCTGCTGGAGGACTTAACCACAGGTGTATCACGGTACTGGATGAACACAAAGGTGACAAAGGAGGTGATGAGGATGCCCACACAGGAGAAAGCCACTGCTACTATGGATTCCACATCCGCCCAGTCAAGATACTTCAAAGGCAGGGGCTGGCAAACTGAAAAGAGTAGAGCAGATATCAGGTTAGTGTGTTGTTGGTAGTGTAGTACATTTCTGTGAATGAAAGGTGCATTAAAACAGGTGCAAAGATAatagagagaagggagagaggagaacaaCACAGATTTGGAGACACAAGGGAAGTCAGGTGTGTGACAGAGATCAGAGTCTTCCAGGATGGCCTAAAATTGCCCAGGAACTAATTTGCATGCGTCATCATACACATCACAAAGCTCCAGTTCTGTCAgatttctgtctcatttttttgtgtcatgCCAAATGTGTATGTGCAGACATGTGGGTATGTGTGTCAACTCTGTCATGATGCACTAGTTGAATACTTGTCATCCAACACGCAGAGTAAGTTTGTAGAGCTTAATGGGAGCAAACTGACATCCCTAGACTTCCCCAGCTTAACACTCCATAAATTACATGCTGCAGCTAATAGCATTACAGTCACTGCCGTCACAAGCAAGGCTATCCACGTAGAGAACCCACTTCTGGTCTGCATTGCTAACTCCCAATATGTCAAATCATGAGAgatctaaaatgttaaaataaccTCAGGAAGTGTGAATATTTTCAACTCAAAATTTGGTACTAGTGAGGCACcaatgtaaaactgaaaatgaaaaccagtTGTTACACTGAAGTATTATTTAAAAGCACTTCTGCAAAAGCACACTGAAGCACACTTGAAGGGAAAGTGTCTGAAGCACACTGTAGTGAACTGTTGCTTGTTCTCTTTTGACCACCCACCCAGCTTGGCTTAGCACGGCATCAGCAAAGATGAAATGCACTTATCTGTATCTGTTCTTACACAATCCCCAAATCCCTTATTCCTCTAAAAACCTATACTGTCATATCTAAGCTCTGGGAAGACCTTTGAATAATTCAAAAACAAAGCTTACTCCTCTGCTTTACATTGTCTCTGGGCAAATTTGCATTTGCCGTCAAAGAGAAACAAGAACCATAATGgaattatgttaaaaagtaaaggtatttaaaaagaaacctgCCATAAATGAGCAAATGAGTGAACATATGGAAAGCACAGGATAGGTTACCAAGTCTCTCTATTACTATTCTTCAGATAGGGACATGTAATGAGAGTGAAAGGAGAATTTCTTCCTCGACAGACGGCTGAAATGTATCCCCAAGCCTCTCATGGCAGTAATAGGATTTTACACCTGGGAACTGAGAGCTCCTCTCAACTCAATAAATCATTGTCAAAACAACCACTGGGTCACAACAAGGCGGAGAGCACGGAGGAGGGAAGTGAGCAGTGCCACTTTTTGGGTAGCTGTGTGAAAGTAGGGAAAGCTAAGAGAGCTGGGTCATAGGACCTGGATGATGAAAAGCATCAGTGAAGGGAGGTGCCAGGGTGTGAAGTATAAACTGGCTTATGGGGGAGAATGACTTTTGACAGCACAAAATAGTCAGAGAGAAAGGGTTTGTGCTGTTTCAGTGAGAATGGGGTTATAAGATATAACTGCCCTGACAAGGGAGCATGTGAAAGGTCGGTTAGCCGGGAGCGAATGCATGAAATGGGTGAAATAATAAGTGTGTGTTGATAAGGGGTAAGAACATTGATCCTAAGAGCAAAAGCGGATCAGCGTAAGAGTGTCTGGTTTTGGCTACCTGCGAGGTCATCATCGGGCCACCATCCCAGCTCACATGCCTTGCAGGTAAACTCATCCTGGACGTATTCATTGTCCTTGCATGTGGTGCAGATCCAACAGCAGCTCACCTCGCCTTTCCGAATAACCTGCACACAGAGAGGCCAGTTGTCAACGATGAGGGGTCACATACATCTTAGTAAGCAGTCACAACACCAATCAAACCATGAAAGGAAGCATATCACAGCCAAAGCAACCTAAATAAGTAAGCAGTATCAAGGAGA
Above is a genomic segment from Pempheris klunzingeri isolate RE-2024b chromosome 18, fPemKlu1.hap1, whole genome shotgun sequence containing:
- the grm1a gene encoding metabotropic glutamate receptor 1, which encodes MWHNMARVKMGLLALLCLPTFFFRVLVLSHSSSIYERSAVPRAASRSVARMDGDVIIGALFSVHHQPSAEKVAERKCGDVREQYGIQRVEAMFHTLDRINADPELLPNISLGCEIRDSCWHSSVALEQSIEFIRDSLISIRDDKDGAKWCIDGTPSHQPPPSKKPIAGVIGPGSSSVAIQVQNLLQLFNIPQIAYSATSIDLSDKTLFKYFLRVVPSDTLQARAMLDIVKRYNWTYVSAVHTEGNYGESGMEAFKELASLEGLCIAHSDKIYSNAGEKHYDRLLRKLRERLPKARVVVCFCEGMTVRGLLMAMRRLGVFGEFLLIGSDGWADRYEVVEGYEQEAEGGITMKLQSEVVKSFDDYYLKLRLDTNTRNPWFSEFWQYRFQCRLQGHPQENKNYKKVCSGNESLHENYIQDSKMGFVINAIYAMAHGLHDMHKELCPGQTGLCEAMDPIDGSKLLDYLLKTSFRGVSGEDIYFDENGDTPGRYDIMNLQSVGDGRYDYINVGSWHEGILSIDDNKLWMNSTDMVRSVCSEPCSKGQIKVIRKGEVSCCWICTTCKDNEYVQDEFTCKACELGWWPDDDLAVCQPLPLKYLDWADVESIVAVAFSCVGILITSFVTFVFIQYRDTPVVKSSSRELCYIILAGIFLGYICPFTLIARPTVASCYLQRLLVGLSSAMCYSALVTKTNRIARILAGSKKKICTRKPRFMSAWAQVIIAFMLISVQLTLEITLIILEPPEPIKSYPSIREVYLICNTSNVGMVAPLGYNGLLIMSCTYYAFKTRNVPANFNEAKYIAFTMYTTCIIWLAFVPIYFGSNYKIITTSFSVSLSVTVALGCMFTPKMYIIIAKPERNVRSAFTTSDVVRMHVGDGKSAAQCGSNSFLNMFRRKKPGSGNANSNGKSVSWSESGARHPPRGGNVWHRLSVHVRKQEAGLNQTAVIRPLTNTPDPHSCEPSTCDLGTDPHLPQQPRGAKPLYNLAEEANEGDVQRPLWTPTCSGQTQGLESDLDKPASYLPSHLKGGITERLQGAVVDTHSSHVPALSDYTAREAIPANEPLSLTPSQLPLAPPMGAFESDGPEDEDLDLLHSYIYDAKEEGEAEDVESEDLSQNKPTLEDSLALSPPSPFRDSVCSGESVGSSPVMESMLGSPPSSVYTSDILREYAHSSSTL